The Oryctolagus cuniculus chromosome 5, mOryCun1.1, whole genome shotgun sequence genome includes a region encoding these proteins:
- the LOC100348151 gene encoding butyrophilin-like protein 2 isoform X1, with amino-acid sequence MLAPGRMLDFSQYSLSGAVASFFFILLTLKPPDDFRVTGPSHAIVAMVGEEALLTCQHLPKKTAVHTEVRWYHSEPSAPVIAYRDGGGMTEVQKEEYQGRVEWIEDGIAEGRVALKIHSIQASDNGQYWCRFQEGNYYSETSLLLKVAGLGSAPRIHMEWPVGGGVQLVCTAKGWFPEPQVRWEDGQGEQLLSVSEHHIQDEHGLFYVEATLVVRDASAETVSCLIHNPVLSQDKASVIALPEKLQSEMASLTVIGPSHPILVRVGEDVELTCYLSPKVNAQNMEVRWVRSHCYPAVQVYVDGDHVAGEQMVEYRGRTALVGDAIHEGRLTLQIHGARTSDDGQYRCLFEIDDVYQEASMDLKVVGVGSSPLITMEGLKDGDMQLMCTSDGWFPQPLVQWMDRQGEAMPSFSEALSQDSRGLFHVETALLVARSSIVNVTCSISNPLLGERKTASFSFSESRMNLLWIILLMLGLLLVVAVGLSRRKSRKKADVIPDLNTAHSRSIDSEETTDMTHGHLNSQIPNRDLTTCSSCRARRHTSQGGGTERWRVRTGGESSPVL; translated from the exons ATGCTTGCTCCAGGCAGGATGTTGGACTTCTCGCAGTACAGTCTGTCTGGTGCGGTTGCCTCCTTCTTCTTCATCCTGCTGACCCTGAAGCCTCCAG ATGACTTCAGAGTGACTGGTCCTTCCCATGCTATTGTGGCTATGGTGGGGGAAGAGGCCCTACTCACCTGTCAGCACCTTCCCAAGAAGACTGCGGTGCACACGGAGGTGAGGTGGTACCACTCAGAGCCCAGCGCACCTGTAATTGCATACCGGGATGGAGGTGGGATGACTGAGGTGCAGAAGGAGGAGTACCAAGGCCGAGTCGAGTGGATAGAAGATGGCATCGCAGAGGGACGTGTGGCTCTGAAGATACACAGCATCCAGGCTTCCGACAACGGGCAATACTGGTGCCGTTTCCAAGAGGGCAACTATTATAGTGAAACAAGCTTGCTGCTCAAAGTAGCAG GCCTGGGGTCGGCCCCACGGATCCACATGGAGTGGCCTGTGGGGGGTGGAGTGCAGCTTGTGTGCACTGCAAAGGGCTGGTTCCCGGAGCCGCAGGTGCGCTGGGAggatggccagggagagcagctgCTGTCTGTCTCCGAGCATCACATCCAAGATGAACATGGTCTGTTCTACGTGGAAGCCACCCTTGTGGTCAGGGATGCCTCCGCAGAGACCGTGTCCTGCCTCATCCACAACCCTGTCCTCAGCCAGGACAAGGCGTCTGTCATCGCCCTCCCAG AGAAACTCCAGTCTGAGATGG CTTCCCTAACAGTGATTGGGCCTTCCCATCCCATCCTTGTCAGGGTGGGAGAAGATGTGGAGTTAACCTGTTACCTGTCCCCCAAGGTGAATGCACAGAACATGGAGGTGAGGTGGGTCCGATCCCACTGTTACCCAGCTGTTCAAGTGTATGTGGACGGGGACCATGTGGCTGGAGAGCAGATGGTGGAATACAGAGGGAGGACTGCTCTGGTGGGTGATGCGATCCACGAGGGGAGACTGACACTGCAGATACATGGTGCCAGGACTTCAGATGATGGGCAGTACCGGTGCCTTTTTGAAATTGATGATGTCTACCAGGAGGCCAGCATGGATCTGAAGGTGGTAG GAGTGGGCTCTTCCCCACTGATCACCATGGAAGGACTGAAGGATGGAGACATGCAGCTGATGTGCACTTCGGACGGGTGGTTCCCACAGCCCCTTGTGCAGTGgatggacagacagggagaggcaatGCCGTCGTTTTCTGAGGCCCTGAGTCAAGACAGCCGTGGGCTGTTCCATGTGGAGACGGCTTTATTGGTGGCAAGGAGCTCCATTGTGAACGTGACTTGTTCCATCAGCAACCCCCTTTTGGGTGAGAGGAAAACagcatccttttctttctcag AGTCCAGGATGAATTTGTTGTGGATCATACTGCTTATGTTGGGATTGCTTCTTGTTGTGGCTGTAGGCCTGAGTAGGAGGAAGAGCCGTAAGAAAG cAGATGTGATACCAGATCTAAATACAGCACATTCAAGATCGATTGATTCTGAGGAAACCACGGATATGACCCATGGACATTTGAACAGCCAGATACCCAACAGAGATCTGACTACCTGCTCCTCGTGCAGGGCCAGGAGGCACACAAGCCAGGGAGGCGGGACTGAGAGGTGGAGGGTGAGAACAGGAGGGGAAAGCTCCCCAGTGTTGTAA
- the LOC100348151 gene encoding butyrophilin-like protein 2 isoform X2, which yields MLAPGRMLDFSQYSLSGAVASFFFILLTLKPPDDFRVTGPSHAIVAMVGEEALLTCQHLPKKTAVHTEVRWYHSEPSAPVIAYRDGGGMTEVQKEEYQGRVEWIEDGIAEGRVALKIHSIQASDNGQYWCRFQEGNYYSETSLLLKVAGLGSAPRIHMEWPVGGGVQLVCTAKGWFPEPQVRWEDGQGEQLLSVSEHHIQDEHGLFYVEATLVVRDASAETVSCLIHNPVLSQDKASVIALPEKLQSEMASLTVIGPSHPILVRVGEDVELTCYLSPKVNAQNMEVRWVRSHCYPAVQVYVDGDHVAGEQMVEYRGRTALVGDAIHEGRLTLQIHGARTSDDGQYRCLFEIDDVYQEASMDLKVVGVGSSPLITMEGLKDGDMQLMCTSDGWFPQPLVQWMDRQGEAMPSFSEALSQDSRGLFHVETALLVARSSIVNVTCSISNPLLGERKTASFSFSESRMNLLWIILLMLGLLLVVAVGLSRRKSRKKDVIPDLNTAHSRSIDSEETTDMTHGHLNSQIPNRDLTTCSSCRARRHTSQGGGTERWRVRTGGESSPVL from the exons ATGCTTGCTCCAGGCAGGATGTTGGACTTCTCGCAGTACAGTCTGTCTGGTGCGGTTGCCTCCTTCTTCTTCATCCTGCTGACCCTGAAGCCTCCAG ATGACTTCAGAGTGACTGGTCCTTCCCATGCTATTGTGGCTATGGTGGGGGAAGAGGCCCTACTCACCTGTCAGCACCTTCCCAAGAAGACTGCGGTGCACACGGAGGTGAGGTGGTACCACTCAGAGCCCAGCGCACCTGTAATTGCATACCGGGATGGAGGTGGGATGACTGAGGTGCAGAAGGAGGAGTACCAAGGCCGAGTCGAGTGGATAGAAGATGGCATCGCAGAGGGACGTGTGGCTCTGAAGATACACAGCATCCAGGCTTCCGACAACGGGCAATACTGGTGCCGTTTCCAAGAGGGCAACTATTATAGTGAAACAAGCTTGCTGCTCAAAGTAGCAG GCCTGGGGTCGGCCCCACGGATCCACATGGAGTGGCCTGTGGGGGGTGGAGTGCAGCTTGTGTGCACTGCAAAGGGCTGGTTCCCGGAGCCGCAGGTGCGCTGGGAggatggccagggagagcagctgCTGTCTGTCTCCGAGCATCACATCCAAGATGAACATGGTCTGTTCTACGTGGAAGCCACCCTTGTGGTCAGGGATGCCTCCGCAGAGACCGTGTCCTGCCTCATCCACAACCCTGTCCTCAGCCAGGACAAGGCGTCTGTCATCGCCCTCCCAG AGAAACTCCAGTCTGAGATGG CTTCCCTAACAGTGATTGGGCCTTCCCATCCCATCCTTGTCAGGGTGGGAGAAGATGTGGAGTTAACCTGTTACCTGTCCCCCAAGGTGAATGCACAGAACATGGAGGTGAGGTGGGTCCGATCCCACTGTTACCCAGCTGTTCAAGTGTATGTGGACGGGGACCATGTGGCTGGAGAGCAGATGGTGGAATACAGAGGGAGGACTGCTCTGGTGGGTGATGCGATCCACGAGGGGAGACTGACACTGCAGATACATGGTGCCAGGACTTCAGATGATGGGCAGTACCGGTGCCTTTTTGAAATTGATGATGTCTACCAGGAGGCCAGCATGGATCTGAAGGTGGTAG GAGTGGGCTCTTCCCCACTGATCACCATGGAAGGACTGAAGGATGGAGACATGCAGCTGATGTGCACTTCGGACGGGTGGTTCCCACAGCCCCTTGTGCAGTGgatggacagacagggagaggcaatGCCGTCGTTTTCTGAGGCCCTGAGTCAAGACAGCCGTGGGCTGTTCCATGTGGAGACGGCTTTATTGGTGGCAAGGAGCTCCATTGTGAACGTGACTTGTTCCATCAGCAACCCCCTTTTGGGTGAGAGGAAAACagcatccttttctttctcag AGTCCAGGATGAATTTGTTGTGGATCATACTGCTTATGTTGGGATTGCTTCTTGTTGTGGCTGTAGGCCTGAGTAGGAGGAAGAGCCGTAAGAAAG ATGTGATACCAGATCTAAATACAGCACATTCAAGATCGATTGATTCTGAGGAAACCACGGATATGACCCATGGACATTTGAACAGCCAGATACCCAACAGAGATCTGACTACCTGCTCCTCGTGCAGGGCCAGGAGGCACACAAGCCAGGGAGGCGGGACTGAGAGGTGGAGGGTGAGAACAGGAGGGGAAAGCTCCCCAGTGTTGTAA